A single Danio rerio strain Tuebingen ecotype United States chromosome 17, GRCz12tu, whole genome shotgun sequence DNA region contains:
- the lft2 gene encoding lefty2 precursor (The RefSeq protein has 1 substitution compared to this genomic sequence), whose protein sequence is MALFIQLFILTTAISLTQGFQHEDIKQALLQKLGLTEPPRIQKRDLENLVVPAHIKSKYLSMLKLHHQRRRRSLPSLAGILRGIHGNADITGEIKYSDTTRQRLVFDMEARLQENTEVTMAELKLFQTAAQSPSKPERRHHRPINHARVSIYWVEVLENGSNRTSLLDSRLVPIHESGWRSFDVTQAIHYWSKSQKKAPLHLEVWTEGERPGSYAAEMAKRVRFATQDPKENTLEKDMGAPELVLYTLDLDEYGSQGNCNSSPNSSKCCREEHFINFRELTWTQYWIIEPAGYQAFRCAGGCKQPKRGFYGYGQRTCAVMESAPLPMMYLVKKGDYTEIEVAEFPNMIVEKCGCSMDKIPPV, encoded by the exons ATGGCTCTGTTCATCCAGCTGTTCATTTTGACCACAGCGATCTCACTCACACAGGGATTCCAGCATGAGGACATCAAGCAGGCTCTACTCCAAAAACTCGGACTAACTGAACCGCCCAGGATCCAGAAGCGGGATTTGGAGAATTTAGTTGTCCCGGCTCACATTAAGAGCAAGTATCTGTCCATGCTGAAGCTCCATCACCAGCGCAGGAGGAGATCTCTGCCCAGCCTGGCAGGAATACTCAGGGGAATACACGGCAATGCAG ATATTACCGGAGAAATCAAGTACTCGGACACCACCCGTCAGCGTCTTGTGTTCGACATGGAGGCCAGACTTCAGGAAAACACCGAAGTCACGATGGCCGAACTGAAGCTCTTCCAGACCGCGGCTCAGAGTCCGTCCAAGCCGGAGCGGAGGCACCACAGGCCGATAAACCACGCCAGAGTCAGCATCTACTGGGTGGAGGTGCTGGAAAACGGCTCCAATAGAACATCACTCCTAGACTCACG ACTGGTTCCCATTCACGAGTCGGGCTGGAGGAGCTTCGACGTGACCCAGGCCATTCATTACTGGTCTAAATCCCAAAAGAAAGCACCTCTGCATCTGGAAGTGTGGACTGAGGGAGAGAGACCCGGGAGTTATGCGGCTGAAATGGCCAAAAGAGTGCGCTTCGCCACACAGGATCCAAAGGGAAACACCCTGGAGAAGGACATGGGCGCACCAGAACTTGTGCTTTACACTTTAGACCTCGATGAATATGG ATCCCAAGGCAACTGTAACTCCAGCCCAAACAGCAGCAAATGTTGTCGGGAGGAGCATTTCATCAACTTCCGTGAGCTCACCTGGACTCAGTACTGGATCATTGAGCCGGCCGGGTACCAGGCGTTCAGGTGCGCTGGAGGATGCAAGCAGCCCAAACGTGGTTTCTATGGATATGGACAGAGGACATGTGCAGTGATGGAGAGCGCGCCGCTGCCCATGATGTACCTGGTCAAAAAGGGAGATTACACTGAAATCGAGGTGGCAGAATTCCCTAATATGATTGTGGAGAAGTGTGGATGCTCCATGGACAAAATCCCTCCAGTCTGA